The proteins below are encoded in one region of Bacteroides uniformis:
- a CDS encoding aldose epimerase family protein: protein MKGYLFTFIMLLSLFSCVPKDSGKISLLNASAFEKEVNGKLVSLYTIDSGNGLVVQVTNLGLRVVSIWTADKDGEYADVAVGYENIDRYLNNEGERFLGSIVGRYANRISKGRFMIDSVQYQLPLNNNGQTLHGGLKGLDMRVWNVDRISDKSIDFSYVSPDNEEGFPGTLNIKVRYSVTSENEFKIIYEATTDKPTVVNLSNHAFFNLKGESGGTITDHILTINADSITLVDSLLIPTGEIVSVDGTPFDFRNPVVIGSRINMEDEQLRNGLGYDHNWVLKRTEAKVRLIASLYEPQSGRLMEVYTDQPGLQFYSGNFFNGEVKGKYGETIKYREALALETQKFPDSPNHVNFPSTYLSPEEKYTHTCIYKFSVKK, encoded by the coding sequence ATGAAGGGATATTTGTTTACTTTTATAATGCTTCTGTCTCTGTTTTCATGTGTTCCAAAAGACAGTGGGAAAATTTCGTTGTTAAACGCATCTGCTTTTGAAAAGGAGGTGAATGGTAAACTTGTTTCATTGTATACGATAGACTCTGGTAATGGACTTGTTGTACAAGTCACTAATTTGGGGTTACGGGTTGTTTCTATTTGGACGGCTGATAAAGATGGAGAGTATGCAGATGTAGCTGTAGGTTATGAAAATATAGATCGCTATTTGAATAATGAAGGGGAACGTTTCTTGGGTTCTATTGTAGGAAGATATGCCAATCGTATTTCAAAAGGAAGGTTTATGATAGACAGTGTACAATATCAATTGCCTCTTAATAATAATGGACAAACCCTTCATGGAGGATTGAAAGGATTAGATATGAGAGTATGGAATGTTGATAGGATTTCTGATAAGTCCATTGATTTTTCATACGTTTCACCGGATAATGAGGAAGGATTTCCTGGTACGCTTAATATTAAGGTTCGTTACTCTGTGACATCTGAAAATGAATTTAAAATTATATATGAAGCTACTACGGATAAGCCGACGGTTGTAAACTTGTCTAATCATGCCTTTTTTAATTTGAAAGGTGAGTCTGGTGGAACGATTACTGACCATATCTTGACCATTAATGCTGATAGCATAACCTTGGTTGATAGCTTATTGATTCCTACAGGAGAGATTGTCTCGGTAGATGGAACTCCGTTTGATTTTCGTAATCCAGTAGTGATAGGAAGCAGGATAAATATGGAGGATGAGCAGTTACGGAATGGTTTGGGGTATGATCATAATTGGGTGCTGAAGAGAACTGAGGCGAAAGTAAGATTGATAGCTTCTTTGTACGAACCGCAAAGTGGGCGTTTGATGGAGGTGTATACTGACCAGCCCGGGTTACAGTTTTATAGTGGGAATTTTTTTAATGGTGAGGTGAAAGGTAAATATGGTGAAACTATAAAATATAGAGAGGCCTTAGCTTTGGAAACCCAAAAGTTCCCGGATAGTCCTAATCATGTGAATTTCCCTTCAACTTATTTGTCTCCGGAAGAAAAATATACTCATACTTGTATTTATAAATTTAGCGTAAAGAAGTAG
- a CDS encoding arylsulfatase has translation MYAYAQQDNRPNIIVILADDLGYSDMGCYGGEIQTPNLDKLAQEGIRFNSFYNASRSCPTRASLLTGLYPHQAGIGRMTFNDNLPGYRGQLTENGVTIAEVLKEAGYQTGMVGKWHIAETPLKSDQREWLAHHVYHEDFADKACYPVNRGFDDFYGIIYGVANYFDPFSLVNGDIPVRNVPKDYYITRALSDSAVSYVNRYANADKPFFLYLSYTAPHWPLHALPEDIKKYENTYKVGWDAIREKRYERMKELGIFSGADNFLTTRQSPKKWEDNPTKEWDARAMAVHAAMVDRMDQGIGELIDALEKNNQLDNTLILFLSDNGCSSEVCQNYSEGENDRPDMTRIGEKIIYPRKKEVLPGSELSYASIGPIWANVANTPFRFWKAKSYEGGINTPLIAFWPKGINKGKGGITNQPGHVIDIMATCIDLAKAKYPKKYQGNSILPLEGKSLVPILKGSKRKGHEYLGFEHFNEKALIAKDGWKIIQPGNKAQWELYNLNEDRTEMHNVADKYPDRLAKMQKQYEEWAKRCMVVPSPK, from the coding sequence ATGTATGCTTATGCCCAGCAGGATAACCGTCCGAATATAATAGTAATTCTTGCCGATGATTTAGGCTACTCTGATATGGGGTGTTATGGAGGAGAAATTCAGACCCCCAACTTGGATAAGTTGGCACAAGAAGGGATAAGATTCAATAGTTTTTATAATGCAAGTCGTAGTTGTCCTACGCGGGCATCTTTACTTACTGGATTGTATCCTCATCAAGCGGGTATCGGACGGATGACATTTAATGATAACTTGCCGGGGTATAGAGGACAATTGACAGAGAATGGAGTTACTATAGCAGAGGTTCTGAAAGAGGCTGGTTACCAAACAGGAATGGTAGGTAAATGGCATATCGCTGAAACTCCATTGAAGTCTGACCAGCGTGAATGGCTTGCTCATCATGTGTACCATGAAGATTTTGCCGATAAGGCATGTTACCCGGTTAATCGTGGATTCGATGATTTTTATGGGATTATTTATGGCGTTGCAAATTATTTTGATCCATTCAGTTTAGTCAATGGTGACATTCCGGTAAGAAATGTACCTAAAGATTATTATATAACACGTGCCTTGTCTGATAGTGCTGTATCTTATGTAAATAGATATGCGAATGCAGATAAACCTTTTTTTCTTTATCTGTCGTATACCGCTCCTCATTGGCCGTTGCATGCTCTTCCTGAGGATATAAAAAAATATGAGAATACTTATAAAGTAGGATGGGACGCTATTAGGGAGAAACGTTATGAGAGAATGAAAGAACTGGGTATATTTTCAGGTGCAGATAATTTTCTGACTACTCGTCAAAGTCCTAAAAAATGGGAAGATAATCCGACTAAAGAATGGGATGCAAGAGCAATGGCTGTACATGCTGCCATGGTGGATAGAATGGATCAGGGAATTGGTGAACTGATAGATGCTTTAGAGAAGAATAATCAATTAGACAATACATTGATTTTGTTTTTGTCCGATAATGGTTGTAGTAGTGAGGTTTGTCAAAACTACAGCGAAGGAGAGAATGACCGTCCGGATATGACTCGCATTGGAGAAAAGATTATTTATCCTCGTAAGAAAGAAGTTTTGCCGGGTTCCGAGCTTTCTTATGCATCTATCGGGCCGATATGGGCTAATGTTGCTAATACGCCGTTCCGTTTTTGGAAAGCGAAATCTTATGAGGGAGGAATCAATACACCTTTGATAGCCTTCTGGCCCAAAGGTATAAATAAAGGAAAAGGGGGAATTACAAATCAGCCGGGACATGTAATAGATATAATGGCTACGTGCATTGACTTGGCAAAGGCCAAATATCCAAAAAAATATCAAGGCAATTCAATTCTTCCGTTGGAAGGTAAGAGTCTTGTTCCTATTTTAAAGGGTAGTAAAAGGAAGGGACATGAATATTTGGGCTTCGAACATTTCAATGAAAAAGCTCTTATTGCTAAAGACGGATGGAAAATAATTCAGCCAGGTAACAAAGCACAGTGGGAACTGTATAATCTTAATGAGGACAGAACCGAAATGCACAATGTTGCTGACAAATATCCAGATAGGTTAGCGAAGATGCAAAAACAATATGAAGAATGGGCGAAACGCTGTATGGTTGTTCCTTCTCCTAAATAA
- a CDS encoding anaerobic sulfatase-maturation protein, with the protein MAIFAPFAHPLYVMLKPVGAVCNLACSYCYYLEKSKLYKDEPKHVMNDKLLEKFIEEYINSQTMPQILFTWHGGETLMRPLAFYKRAMELQQKYAHGRTISNCIQTNGTLLTDEWCEFLKKNDWLVGVSIDGPQEFHDRYRRNKQGQPSFVKVMKGIHLLNKYGVDWNAMAVVNNLNADYPLEFYNFFKEIGCRYIQFTPIVERIFRHNDGRLLATIGEDTPELMEFSVTPEQWGNFLCTIFEEWVHNDVGEYYIQLFDATLANWVGENPGICTMGKTCGHAGVMEFNGDVYSCDHFVFPQYKLGNIYSKTLIEMFYGEKQLEFGQNKYRSLPRQCKNCKFLFACNGECPKNRFCKTELGESGLNYLCKGYYQFFDYVAPYMNFMKNELNNKRPPANIMEAIRASSI; encoded by the coding sequence ATGGCAATTTTCGCACCATTTGCCCATCCGTTGTATGTAATGCTTAAACCGGTTGGTGCTGTATGCAATCTAGCTTGTAGTTATTGTTATTATTTGGAAAAGTCTAAATTGTATAAAGATGAGCCGAAACATGTAATGAATGACAAGCTATTAGAGAAGTTTATTGAGGAATATATCAATTCTCAAACTATGCCTCAGATTCTTTTCACGTGGCATGGAGGAGAAACATTGATGCGTCCCCTTGCTTTTTATAAGAGGGCTATGGAGTTGCAGCAGAAGTATGCTCACGGAAGAACAATTAGCAATTGCATACAGACTAATGGTACATTGTTGACTGACGAATGGTGCGAATTTTTAAAAAAGAATGATTGGCTTGTAGGGGTGTCTATTGATGGCCCTCAAGAGTTTCATGACAGATATCGAAGGAATAAGCAGGGACAACCCTCTTTTGTGAAGGTGATGAAGGGAATCCATTTATTGAATAAATATGGGGTTGATTGGAATGCTATGGCTGTTGTTAATAATCTCAACGCAGACTATCCGTTGGAGTTTTATAATTTCTTTAAAGAGATAGGATGTCGTTATATACAGTTTACTCCTATTGTCGAACGTATTTTTAGGCATAATGACGGACGCCTATTGGCTACAATTGGAGAGGATACTCCTGAATTGATGGAATTTTCTGTTACGCCTGAACAATGGGGAAATTTCTTATGTACTATTTTTGAGGAATGGGTGCATAATGATGTCGGTGAGTATTACATACAGTTATTTGACGCAACTTTGGCGAATTGGGTCGGTGAAAATCCAGGCATATGCACAATGGGAAAAACGTGCGGGCATGCAGGGGTAATGGAGTTTAATGGTGATGTGTATTCATGTGACCATTTTGTGTTCCCTCAGTATAAATTAGGAAATATTTATTCAAAAACATTGATAGAGATGTTTTATGGAGAGAAGCAATTGGAATTTGGACAAAACAAGTATAGGTCTTTACCAAGACAATGTAAAAACTGTAAATTCTTATTTGCTTGTAATGGTGAATGTCCAAAGAACCGGTTTTGTAAAACTGAATTGGGTGAGTCTGGGTTAAATTATTTATGTAAAGGATATTATCAATTTTTTGATTATGTGGCTCCGTATATGAATTTCATGAAAAACGAATTAAATAATAAACGGCCTCCTGCCAATATTATGGAGGCAATTAGAGCCTCTTCTATTTAG
- a CDS encoding glycoside hydrolase family 2 protein, with protein MKTKLIFIAFLFLSISMSAQWKPAGDKIKTAWAETLNLDNILSEYPRPIMERDSWLNLNGLWEYAILPFGQKEPQKFDGKILVPFAVESSLSGVQKELGKEKELWYKRTFNIPSSWRGKNILLHFGAVDWKAEIYLNDVKIGTHTGGYVPFKFDITPFLTSGSQKLVVKVWDPTNESYIPRGKQVKNPHAIWYTPVSGIWQTVWLEPVSSKYISNVVSVADIDNKNLKVKVGTQNTTSSDVVQIVLKEQNTIVAMTKGVVGETLELALADVKLWSPESPFLYDLEVTLLDKGKKTDKVKSYAAMRKISMHKDKDGIMRMQLNNKDCFQFGPLDQGWWPDGLYTAPTDEALAYDIEKTKDWGFNMIRKHIKVEPARWYTHCDRLGILVWQDMPSGDNSPKWIQYNYFDGKENERSIESEENFKKEWREIMDYLMPYPSIVVWVPFNEAWGQFKTKEIAEWTEYYDPSRLVNAASGGNHYYKVGDILDIHRYPRPELMMYEPTQVNVVGEYGGIGLPMKGHLWQPNKNWGYVQFKNTKEVTDEYVKFGESLLELVPRGVSGAVYTQTTDVEVEVNGLMTYDRKAIKIEEERVREINKKICNSLSAE; from the coding sequence ATGAAAACTAAATTAATATTTATTGCATTCTTATTTTTAAGTATATCTATGTCGGCTCAGTGGAAACCTGCAGGTGATAAGATTAAGACTGCATGGGCGGAAACGCTTAATCTTGATAATATACTTTCGGAATATCCCCGTCCTATTATGGAACGGGACAGCTGGTTGAACCTTAACGGGTTATGGGAATATGCGATTTTACCCTTCGGACAAAAAGAACCACAAAAATTTGATGGAAAGATACTTGTTCCTTTTGCTGTTGAATCAAGTCTTTCTGGTGTGCAGAAAGAATTGGGTAAAGAGAAAGAATTGTGGTATAAGAGAACTTTCAATATTCCTTCTAGCTGGAGAGGTAAGAATATTCTTTTACATTTTGGAGCAGTTGACTGGAAAGCGGAGATATATTTGAATGATGTGAAAATTGGTACACATACAGGGGGATATGTACCGTTTAAATTTGATATAACTCCTTTTTTGACATCAGGTAGCCAGAAGCTTGTAGTGAAGGTTTGGGATCCTACAAATGAATCGTATATACCTAGAGGGAAACAAGTAAAGAATCCCCATGCTATTTGGTACACTCCGGTTTCTGGTATTTGGCAAACGGTATGGTTAGAGCCGGTAAGTAGCAAATATATATCTAATGTAGTTTCTGTTGCAGATATTGATAATAAGAACTTGAAAGTGAAAGTTGGTACACAAAACACTACATCGTCGGATGTCGTGCAGATTGTATTGAAGGAACAGAATACCATAGTGGCAATGACTAAGGGTGTTGTAGGGGAAACATTGGAACTTGCTCTTGCAGATGTTAAGTTATGGTCTCCGGAATCTCCCTTCTTATATGATTTGGAGGTAACTTTGTTAGATAAGGGGAAGAAGACTGATAAAGTTAAGAGTTATGCTGCAATGCGTAAAATCTCAATGCATAAGGATAAGGATGGTATTATGCGTATGCAGCTCAATAATAAAGACTGTTTCCAGTTTGGTCCCTTGGATCAAGGTTGGTGGCCAGATGGATTATATACAGCTCCGACAGACGAAGCTCTGGCATATGATATTGAGAAAACGAAAGATTGGGGGTTCAATATGATTCGTAAGCATATAAAGGTAGAGCCTGCACGCTGGTATACGCATTGCGATCGTCTAGGTATTCTTGTGTGGCAAGATATGCCGAGTGGTGATAATTCTCCTAAATGGATTCAATATAATTATTTTGATGGTAAGGAGAACGAACGCTCCATTGAATCAGAAGAGAATTTTAAGAAAGAATGGAGAGAAATAATGGACTATCTTATGCCATATCCCTCTATTGTTGTTTGGGTTCCTTTCAATGAGGCTTGGGGACAATTCAAAACAAAAGAAATAGCAGAATGGACAGAGTATTATGACCCTTCCCGATTGGTAAATGCTGCTAGTGGTGGTAATCATTATTATAAGGTGGGTGATATTTTGGATATACATCGGTATCCCCGGCCGGAGTTGATGATGTATGAACCCACTCAGGTAAATGTGGTTGGGGAATATGGTGGTATTGGCTTACCTATGAAGGGGCACCTTTGGCAACCTAATAAGAACTGGGGATATGTGCAGTTTAAAAACACTAAAGAAGTTACTGATGAATATGTAAAGTTTGGGGAAAGCTTGCTTGAACTTGTCCCTAGAGGGGTGTCGGGTGCTGTTTATACACAAACGACCGATGTTGAGGTGGAAGTGAATGGACTGATGACTTATGATCGCAAGGCCATAAAAATAGAGGAAGAAAGAGTTAGAGAAATTAATAAAAAAATATGTAACTCTTTATCTGCAGAATAA
- a CDS encoding sulfatase family protein, with product MQSNVRQKILAGVSVSVSVLSSISAQEVTKEPNIIIIMADQLRVDLLQREGYPLNTMPFADNLAKNGTWFDCAYTSAPASGPARVSMLTGRFPSATHVKSNHNIKDAYYTKDLFDVAKEKGYTTAMVGKNHSHLTADRVDYWSPYNHGGQESRNKSEKGKAFDRYLGTLDMYASMEPSPYGVEAQLPYRMVDDACHWIDSHKDKPFLMWFSIAEPHNPYQVCEPYYSMFPPESLPEMGSSAKDLNTKGEEYQLLAEMMAQGHVGYRENLQRLRSNYHGMLRMIDDQLSRFVGELKKNGVYDNTIIIFVADHGDYVGEYGLMKKGVGLDDVLTRIPMQWTGPGIKASAIPHNAHVSIIDIFPTICEIIGAEIPMGVQGRSLWPLLQGKEYPEQEFRSVMAQDGFGGMYYTKVDATDYREEGAVGKKGLFFDELNTWTQSGTMRMLRKGDWKLVYDMNANGQLYNLKADPSELNNLFSDKKFNKVKNEMIEELLRWDISTHDPLPIPRQRYRFRRNEHNYLFH from the coding sequence ATGCAAAGTAATGTTAGGCAGAAAATCTTGGCAGGAGTTTCAGTTTCAGTTTCAGTTTTATCTTCTATCTCTGCACAGGAAGTAACGAAGGAGCCCAATATCATCATTATTATGGCAGATCAATTGCGTGTTGATTTGTTACAACGGGAAGGATATCCGCTGAACACGATGCCTTTTGCCGATAATCTGGCCAAAAATGGTACATGGTTTGACTGTGCTTATACCTCTGCTCCAGCCAGTGGTCCGGCACGTGTTTCAATGTTGACCGGAAGATTTCCGAGTGCGACCCATGTTAAGTCCAATCATAATATAAAAGATGCCTACTATACAAAGGATCTTTTTGATGTAGCTAAAGAAAAAGGATACACCACTGCTATGGTTGGAAAAAATCACTCACATCTTACTGCTGACCGGGTGGATTATTGGAGTCCGTATAATCACGGTGGACAGGAGTCAAGGAACAAGAGTGAGAAAGGAAAGGCTTTTGACCGGTATTTGGGAACTCTGGATATGTATGCCAGTATGGAACCATCCCCTTATGGAGTAGAAGCGCAGTTGCCTTATCGGATGGTAGATGATGCTTGTCATTGGATTGATTCGCATAAGGATAAACCTTTTCTGATGTGGTTTTCGATTGCTGAGCCTCATAATCCTTATCAAGTTTGCGAGCCCTATTATTCAATGTTTCCTCCAGAATCACTTCCTGAAATGGGAAGTTCAGCCAAAGATTTAAATACTAAAGGCGAGGAATATCAATTATTAGCCGAAATGATGGCACAAGGGCATGTCGGATATAGGGAAAATCTGCAGCGCTTACGTTCAAATTATCACGGAATGTTGCGTATGATAGATGACCAATTGTCACGCTTTGTCGGGGAACTGAAGAAAAACGGAGTATATGATAATACGATAATTATATTTGTTGCAGATCATGGTGACTATGTAGGCGAATACGGTTTAATGAAAAAAGGGGTAGGACTTGATGATGTTCTTACGCGTATTCCTATGCAGTGGACTGGTCCTGGTATTAAAGCATCTGCTATTCCTCACAATGCTCATGTGAGTATTATTGATATTTTTCCTACTATTTGTGAAATAATAGGAGCTGAAATTCCAATGGGAGTGCAGGGACGTAGTCTTTGGCCGCTCTTACAAGGGAAAGAATATCCGGAACAAGAATTCAGAAGCGTCATGGCTCAAGATGGATTTGGCGGAATGTATTATACGAAGGTGGATGCCACGGACTATAGGGAAGAGGGGGCAGTAGGTAAAAAGGGATTATTTTTTGATGAACTTAATACATGGACACAAAGTGGAACGATGCGCATGCTCCGGAAGGGGGATTGGAAACTGGTTTATGATATGAATGCTAATGGTCAACTTTATAATCTCAAAGCGGATCCTTCAGAACTGAATAATTTGTTTTCTGACAAGAAATTTAATAAAGTAAAAAATGAAATGATAGAGGAACTTTTGAGATGGGATATTTCAACGCATGACCCTTTGCCAATACCACGCCAGCGTTATCGTTTTAGGAGAAATGAACACAATTATTTGTTTCATTGA
- a CDS encoding GH92 family glycosyl hydrolase gives MKLVKYIILLNMLCVLVGCSVAKKSNRLTDYVNPFIGTATLWDSTELGYKPTRRAWGAEVYPGASLPNSMVQVTPVTMWRSGSGYQYEDTVIYAFVHTSKGHWNLCYVPFIGVSGEVEPKTYYSSYSHEHESASPGYYQVYLEKYDINAEVTSTLRCAYHKYTYKDGKNKKLLADLARSNEHVKDWKLEKRDNNVFIGYQKAGSTFYFYAVTNHKIRNIESLKDDETEVSVVNFLDNDDIAEPLELKVGFSYVSVENAKENLESEMLAKSFSQVRTEAEESWEKLLSKIRVIGGTEEEKETFYSTFYRSFLWPILLSDANGEFVDANGNTVNKGFRYYSNPSFWDDYRNKLILLGMISPDVATDVIKSITDRGKIGGFMPTFFHGDHASTFVTGSYLRGIRDFDVQAAYELLLNNAFVEGSGKGPMGGRRFIKEYMEQGWISEDDITNPKLETVAKAAVTKTQEYAYDDYATALLAKELGDSENYEKLMKRTDSYKHLFDPSTQFMRGRLKDGTWITPFDPKRPFYEYMYREANGWQSTFFAPHDSEGFIALYPSKKAFENKLDSLFMIPWDGYEAHNLTTFIGQYCHGNQPGHSSIYMYYFVDKQEKAQKLLNRVLNGYYRMGPKKLAYSGMDDAGEMSSWYVLNAIGLYTYSPADPEYIVTVPLFEKVIFNLDGTDFIITRKGAGEKINEIRYGEKILDSYFISHSQLKEGKELIIVTN, from the coding sequence ATGAAACTTGTCAAATATATTATCTTGCTAAATATGCTATGCGTTTTAGTTGGTTGTTCTGTCGCTAAAAAATCGAACCGATTGACTGATTATGTTAATCCCTTTATCGGAACTGCAACTTTGTGGGATAGTACTGAATTAGGGTATAAGCCAACCAGACGGGCGTGGGGAGCTGAAGTCTATCCAGGTGCCTCTTTGCCGAACTCAATGGTACAAGTAACTCCCGTAACAATGTGGCGGAGTGGTTCGGGTTACCAATATGAAGATACTGTTATATATGCTTTTGTACATACTAGTAAGGGACATTGGAATCTCTGTTATGTTCCATTTATTGGTGTTAGTGGAGAAGTGGAACCTAAGACGTATTATTCCAGTTATAGTCATGAACATGAATCGGCCAGTCCCGGTTATTATCAAGTTTACCTTGAAAAATATGATATAAATGCTGAGGTAACTTCTACATTGCGTTGTGCCTATCATAAATATACCTATAAGGACGGTAAGAATAAAAAACTCTTGGCTGATCTTGCTCGTTCGAATGAACATGTAAAAGATTGGAAATTGGAAAAAAGGGATAATAATGTTTTTATAGGATATCAGAAAGCCGGATCTACTTTCTACTTCTATGCGGTAACTAATCATAAAATTCGTAATATAGAATCCTTGAAAGATGATGAAACAGAAGTTAGTGTTGTGAATTTCTTAGATAATGATGATATAGCGGAACCGCTTGAGCTAAAAGTGGGATTTTCTTATGTCAGTGTAGAAAATGCCAAAGAAAATTTAGAAAGTGAAATGTTGGCTAAGAGTTTTAGTCAGGTAAGAACTGAAGCAGAGGAATCATGGGAAAAATTGTTGTCTAAGATACGTGTAATTGGAGGTACGGAAGAAGAAAAAGAGACATTCTATTCTACTTTTTACCGCTCGTTCCTATGGCCCATTCTTCTTAGTGATGCAAATGGAGAATTTGTGGATGCAAATGGAAATACCGTAAATAAAGGTTTTCGCTATTATAGCAATCCATCTTTTTGGGATGATTATCGTAATAAATTGATTTTATTGGGAATGATTTCACCTGATGTGGCAACAGATGTTATAAAATCAATAACGGATAGAGGAAAAATCGGTGGGTTTATGCCTACCTTTTTCCACGGTGATCATGCGTCAACATTTGTAACAGGTAGTTATTTGAGGGGAATACGTGATTTTGATGTACAGGCAGCTTATGAATTATTGCTTAATAATGCTTTTGTGGAAGGTAGTGGTAAAGGTCCAATGGGGGGGAGACGTTTCATTAAAGAATATATGGAGCAAGGATGGATTTCGGAAGATGATATTACGAACCCTAAATTGGAAACTGTAGCTAAAGCTGCTGTAACTAAAACACAAGAGTATGCTTATGATGACTACGCTACTGCACTTTTAGCTAAAGAGTTGGGCGATAGCGAAAACTATGAAAAATTAATGAAAAGGACTGATAGTTACAAACATCTTTTCGACCCCTCAACCCAGTTTATGCGCGGACGTTTGAAAGATGGAACATGGATTACACCATTTGATCCTAAAAGACCTTTTTATGAATATATGTACCGTGAAGCGAATGGTTGGCAATCTACATTCTTTGCTCCGCATGATTCGGAGGGATTCATAGCACTTTATCCAAGTAAGAAAGCATTTGAAAACAAGCTTGATTCTTTGTTTATGATCCCATGGGATGGGTATGAGGCTCATAATTTGACAACTTTTATTGGACAATATTGCCATGGAAACCAGCCGGGGCACAGTTCTATATATATGTATTATTTTGTGGATAAGCAGGAAAAAGCGCAGAAACTTTTGAATAGAGTTCTGAATGGTTATTATAGGATGGGACCTAAGAAATTGGCTTATTCTGGTATGGATGATGCTGGTGAGATGTCATCTTGGTATGTTTTGAATGCTATCGGTCTGTATACTTACTCGCCAGCTGATCCAGAATATATTGTGACTGTTCCTTTATTTGAGAAGGTTATTTTTAATCTGGATGGGACGGATTTCATAATAACTAGGAAAGGAGCTGGAGAGAAGATAAATGAGATTAGATATGGAGAGAAAATATTAGATAGTTATTTCATATCTCATAGTCAATTGAAAGAAGGTAAGGAACTGATAATCGTAACCAATTAA
- a CDS encoding sulfatase family protein yields the protein MDVMNICKTQLLVMAGVTLSSISAVAQNTLPNIILVIADDCRMGDLGCYGSPDAVTPNIDRIASEGLKFNRFFQATAMSSPTRHCLLTGLYPVKSGAYPNHTFIDEGVKTLPYYLKKAGYRVAMQGKRHIAPLEAFPFEYLSGDYKNLNIPDLELFIADVAVKKQAFFLYLASNDPHSPWTRGNRSLFDAEKLTLPPTLVDTKETRKNYANYLAEINQLDTDVGKIDALIKKYNLDENTVFIFTSEQGHQFPFAKWTCYDAGLQTGFIVRWKGVTMPGSETDAMCEYVDVTPTLLDIAGASVPKGLDGKSFLPVIKGKKTNKEYVFGIQTTRGIANGADYYGIRSVRNDKFSYILNLTPEVPFQNIITRKQDPVWFSWINEAENDIFAKQQIHKYQYRPKEELYDIINDPYQMHNLIDDVKYASEVKKLRRQLQRWMDSQGDKGQETEMRALEHKWNPKKH from the coding sequence ATGGATGTTATGAATATCTGTAAAACGCAATTGTTGGTGATGGCTGGTGTAACTCTTTCGAGTATATCCGCGGTAGCCCAGAATACACTTCCCAATATTATTTTGGTTATAGCTGATGATTGCCGTATGGGGGATCTCGGTTGCTATGGGAGTCCGGATGCCGTAACTCCTAATATTGATAGAATTGCATCTGAAGGTTTGAAATTCAACCGATTTTTTCAGGCTACGGCTATGAGCTCCCCTACCAGACATTGTTTGTTGACAGGACTTTATCCAGTGAAGTCGGGTGCATATCCTAATCATACATTTATTGATGAAGGAGTTAAGACGCTTCCGTATTATTTGAAAAAGGCAGGTTATCGGGTAGCCATGCAAGGTAAACGGCATATTGCTCCTTTGGAGGCATTCCCTTTTGAGTATTTGAGTGGTGACTATAAAAATCTGAATATTCCGGATTTAGAGCTTTTTATTGCTGATGTTGCAGTAAAGAAACAAGCTTTCTTTTTGTATCTGGCTTCAAATGATCCACACTCTCCTTGGACAAGAGGCAATCGGTCGCTTTTTGATGCAGAGAAGTTGACGCTTCCTCCAACACTTGTCGATACAAAAGAGACAAGGAAGAATTATGCTAATTATCTTGCCGAAATTAATCAGCTGGATACGGATGTTGGCAAAATTGATGCACTTATTAAGAAATATAATCTGGATGAAAACACAGTGTTTATATTTACAAGTGAACAAGGGCATCAATTTCCGTTTGCCAAATGGACTTGTTATGATGCTGGTTTGCAAACTGGCTTTATTGTACGTTGGAAAGGGGTCACTATGCCTGGAAGTGAAACGGATGCCATGTGTGAATATGTAGATGTCACACCTACCCTGCTTGATATTGCTGGTGCATCAGTGCCCAAAGGTCTTGATGGAAAAAGTTTTCTGCCTGTGATAAAAGGAAAAAAGACAAATAAGGAATATGTATTTGGCATACAAACAACGAGGGGCATTGCGAATGGGGCAGATTATTACGGTATTCGCAGTGTGAGAAATGACAAATTCAGCTATATATTAAATTTAACTCCGGAGGTGCCTTTCCAGAATATAATCACTCGCAAACAAGATCCTGTATGGTTTTCATGGATAAATGAAGCGGAAAATGATATATTTGCAAAACAGCAAATCCATAAATATCAATATCGTCCTAAAGAAGAATTATATGATATAATAAACGACCCTTATCAAATGCATAACTTGATTGATGATGTAAAATATGCATCTGAAGTGAAAAAGTTGCGTCGGCAATTGCAGAGATGGATGGACTCACAAGGTGATAAGGGGCAAGAAACTGAAATGAGAGCTTTGGAGCATAAATGGAATCCCAAGAAACATTAA